Genomic window (Ureibacillus composti):
ATTTTACTTATGCTATATGAAGTTCTTTAAAAAAAGGAAAGAATTCGCTAGTCCATAGATAAAGTCTCAGCCCCAGTTTTCGTTTCACCTCAAAACGAGCTGTGAGGTTTGGCTAGTTCTATATTTACAGATTTACACGAATTCTTCTTAAAGAGGTATTTTTATAAATTGTAATTTATATTTATTTTTTTATTTTTTCGATTTTGGTTTCTTATAGGTCAAGGCCTGCTTACTATCAGACATCCCCTCAGTTGTAGGGTCAACAACAATCCCTGCCATTACAAAAATCATTAATACTGTTCCTAAAATTTCTTCAACCTGTTCACTAATAAAGGTAATGTCATACCCCAATAGTGCTCCAACTTGATTTGCCAAAATTATTAGCAAAGAAATGATAGAAAGCCAAAATTGACGGTGTTGTAATCGAACTTTCCAGTTAATATTCAAATAAATTCACCTCCACCATTATTAGTAAAATGCTTAAAAATTAGCATTTGACTTATTCTATTCGTAACAAACAATAGATATTTAGAAAGAAAGCCTATTACTTTAGGAATATAGTTTAATAATTTTTAATTATTATTTTTCAACAAAAAAAGTGTACTTAATCTTTGTATTCAAAGATTAAGTACACTTTCATTTAAAAAATATGGCCTTTTTTAAATAATATTGCTGAAAGGTTCATACAAAACAGCTGTCTTTATTAATCCAAAACAAAAGTGATTCAGATTAGTGATACTAACGTTTAAGAAGCAACAAGTTCAATACGAATTTTGTCTGCGATCATCGCGATGAACTCAGAGTTTGTTGGTTTTGATTTTAAATGGTGGACTGTGTAACCAAACATTTGTGAAATAGATTCATAGTTTCCACGATTCCAAGCAACTTCTATTGCGTGTCGAATTGCACGTTCCACACGGGAAGGCGTTGTCCCAAATTTTTTAGCGATTTCTGGGTACAGAATTTTCGTTACCGAACCCAATAATTCGATATCATAGTAAACCATTTGAATGGCTTCTCTTAAATAAGAATATCCCTTAATATGTGCAGGTACACCAATTTCTTTTATTATTGCAGTAATTGTCGTGTCTAGCTGACGTTGATTAACTTTTGCTGAAACTTCAGGTTGTAATATACTTTGACGTTTTGGAGCTTCTGTTTTATGTCCAGCACAATGTAATATTTTTTGCACTAATTGATCGAATTCAAAAGGCTTTAGCATAAAATATGATGCACCATATGTTACAGCCTGTTTCATGACATCTTCTTGTCCAAATGCAGTTAACATGATGACTTGAGTATTTGAGAACTGACCATCTCTATACATTGCCTCTAAAACACCTAAGCCATCTAAATGTGGCATGATAATATCCAAAAGTAAAACATCTGGGTGATGTTCTTCTAGCATTTTAAGACACAATTTACCATTTGGAGCTGTACTTACTACTTCAATTTCAGAATGACCTTCAAAATATTCCTCCATTGTTCTCACTAAATCTCTGTTATCATCGGCAATTGCCACTTTTACTTTCGCCAAAAAAATTCCCCCTTTTATTTTATAATCTAGAATTCTACTTATTTGTATGTGTTAACCATAATTGCCACAGTTTTTTTACACCTCGACAAAGATATTTTCGACATATCAATTGAAAAACCTTTCTAAATATTAAAAATAATTCAGTAGTAACACAAATAACTTCTTTATCGACAAAATTAGCTATAGTCTTATTAAGACTTTATTACGATAATCTTATTTTAATAAAAAAATGAATAAAAGACTACACCCTTTGTTCAGTGTAGTCTTTTATTCCTTAATTAGGTGATTTTTTTAACATTTCGGTTACGGAAATTGCTGCACCTTTAGATGGTTGTTCAACAAACATATGCGTGACAGCACCAACAAATTTCCCATTCTGAATAATTGGACTACCGCTCATCCCTTGTAAAATGCCGCCCGTTTTTTCTAATAGTTCTTTATCCGTTACAACAAATTGCAGAAAATTCTCTTCTATTTTAGTGAGTTCTATTTCAAACGCTTCGACTTCAGAGCCTTCAATTGCAGTAAAGAGTTCTGCTTTACCTAATTTCATTTCATCTTCCTGCATAATTTCAATGGGTTCACGTAATCTTTCACTTATATTGGTTTCCCAATTCCCAAAAATACCGTACAACTCATTTGATTTGACATTACCTAGTCGAATGTTATCTTTATCAATTACTGAGATTTTATAACCTGGTTGGCCTGGTGTACTTTTTTTGATTTGTTCAATAGAGGCTAAAAAAATAGAACCAGTAGTAAATTCTGGTGGTTCGTTCAAAACACCA
Coding sequences:
- the spo0A gene encoding sporulation transcription factor Spo0A — its product is MAKVKVAIADDNRDLVRTMEEYFEGHSEIEVVSTAPNGKLCLKMLEEHHPDVLLLDIIMPHLDGLGVLEAMYRDGQFSNTQVIMLTAFGQEDVMKQAVTYGASYFMLKPFEFDQLVQKILHCAGHKTEAPKRQSILQPEVSAKVNQRQLDTTITAIIKEIGVPAHIKGYSYLREAIQMVYYDIELLGSVTKILYPEIAKKFGTTPSRVERAIRHAIEVAWNRGNYESISQMFGYTVHHLKSKPTNSEFIAMIADKIRIELVAS
- a CDS encoding SpoIVB peptidase S55 domain-containing protein, coding for MKCHSRNLLTLLLLTVFLLTPTTFAAAKKLIPMGESIGIQLELPFVYVAHDVLLPNGQWLKKGDIITEVNSEPINSVEKVEQNLSGNQLTFTIEQKSQPREIKLTNEQANNILPFLKDETDGIGTLTFIDPESNQYGALGHQIIDGVLNEPPEFTTGSIFLASIEQIKKSTPGQPGYKISVIDKDNIRLGNVKSNELYGIFGNWETNISERLREPIEIMQEDEMKLGKAELFTAIEGSEVEAFEIELTKIEENFLQFVVTDKELLEKTGGILQGMSGSPIIQNGKFVGAVTHMFVEQPSKGAAISVTEMLKKSPN
- a CDS encoding phage holin; translated protein: MNINWKVRLQHRQFWLSIISLLIILANQVGALLGYDITFISEQVEEILGTVLMIFVMAGIVVDPTTEGMSDSKQALTYKKPKSKK